From the Salinimicrobium tongyeongense genome, one window contains:
- a CDS encoding cysteine desulfurase family protein produces MKKVYFDNAATTQIREEVVERMAQVMRDVYGNPSSTHTFGRSAKTLIEQARKTVAKILNVAASEIIFTSGGTEADNLILNSAVRDLGVKRIITSKIEHHAVLHTLDKLHDVFGTEIIYVNLDDCGRVDLKHLEEILRSSDEKTLVSLMHVNNEVGNLLDIAKVGALCNAHNALFHSDTVQSIGHYELDLSEVKVDFTAVSAHKFHGPKGVGFAYIRKNSGLQPLIFGGEQERGFRAGTEAVHNIVGLEEALKLAYKNLQEEREYITSLKRHFTDLLKKEIPGVKFNGECDDLDHSTYTLINVCLPMSQEKALMLLFQLDLHGIACSKGSACQSGSDQGSHVLNAFLPAEDLKKPSLRFSFSRYNTIEEVEYVVNVLKEFMEK; encoded by the coding sequence ATGAAAAAAGTCTATTTTGATAATGCCGCAACTACGCAGATTCGCGAAGAAGTGGTAGAGCGAATGGCCCAGGTAATGCGCGATGTTTATGGAAATCCTTCCTCAACTCACACCTTTGGCCGCAGTGCAAAAACCCTTATAGAACAGGCTCGTAAAACAGTGGCGAAGATCCTCAACGTGGCGGCCTCGGAGATCATTTTTACCTCGGGCGGAACAGAAGCTGATAACCTTATTCTCAATTCGGCTGTTCGGGACCTGGGCGTGAAGCGCATTATTACTTCAAAGATCGAACACCACGCCGTGCTTCATACGCTTGATAAACTTCATGATGTTTTTGGGACTGAAATTATTTACGTAAATCTTGATGACTGCGGAAGAGTAGACCTGAAGCACCTGGAAGAAATCCTGAGATCTTCAGATGAAAAGACGCTGGTAAGCCTCATGCATGTGAACAATGAAGTAGGGAATTTGCTAGATATCGCCAAAGTTGGCGCGCTTTGTAATGCCCACAACGCATTGTTTCATTCCGATACCGTACAATCTATTGGGCATTATGAGCTAGATCTTTCTGAAGTTAAAGTAGATTTTACGGCTGTGAGCGCCCATAAATTCCACGGCCCAAAAGGGGTTGGGTTTGCTTATATCAGGAAGAACAGCGGTTTGCAGCCACTCATTTTTGGAGGCGAGCAGGAGCGGGGTTTCCGCGCCGGGACCGAAGCCGTACACAACATTGTGGGGCTCGAAGAAGCATTAAAGCTGGCTTATAAAAACCTGCAGGAAGAGCGTGAATACATTACCTCTCTAAAAAGGCATTTTACAGACCTTTTAAAAAAAGAGATTCCCGGGGTAAAATTCAATGGGGAGTGTGACGATCTTGACCATAGTACTTACACGCTTATCAACGTATGTTTGCCCATGTCTCAGGAAAAGGCATTAATGCTCTTGTTCCAGCTTGACCTTCACGGGATTGCCTGCTCTAAAGGCAGTGCCTGCCAAAGCGGAAGTGACCAGGGCAGCCACGTGCTAAACGCCTTTTTGCCTGCTGAAGACCTTAAAAAGCCCTCTTTGCGGTTCTCATTTTCCAGGTATAATACCATCGAAGAGGTAGAATACGTGGTAAATGTGCTGAAGGAATTCATGGAAAAATAG
- a CDS encoding Smr/MutS family protein: MLKAGDKVAVLDEDMEGKVLSVSGSEVQIETSEGFLMSFSAQDLVKIEAALPDMLPPEVENFSEVIKEKEASKKRKSVRLKPKERNQPPMEVDLHIGKLVPKTGGLSNYEILNIQMDTARRQLEFAISKRIQKIVFIHGVGEGVLRAELETLFHRYENIKFYDADYQKYGLGATEVYIFQNY, from the coding sequence ATGTTAAAAGCCGGGGATAAAGTAGCGGTTCTTGATGAAGATATGGAAGGAAAGGTGCTTTCAGTTTCAGGATCTGAGGTGCAGATAGAAACTTCGGAAGGTTTTTTAATGTCTTTCAGCGCACAGGACCTGGTTAAAATTGAAGCTGCATTGCCCGATATGCTTCCTCCTGAAGTTGAAAATTTTTCCGAAGTAATTAAAGAAAAGGAAGCCTCGAAAAAGAGGAAATCTGTAAGGCTGAAGCCAAAAGAACGCAATCAGCCACCCATGGAGGTTGATCTTCACATTGGCAAACTCGTTCCTAAGACCGGCGGACTCTCAAATTATGAAATCCTCAACATTCAAATGGATACTGCCCGGCGGCAACTTGAATTTGCGATAAGTAAACGCATCCAAAAAATTGTGTTTATTCATGGAGTAGGAGAGGGTGTGTTAAGGGCTGAGCTTGAAACGCTTTTTCACAGGTACGAGAACATCAAATTCTATGATGCCGATTACCAGAAATACGGCCTGGGCGCTACCGAAGTTTATATTTTTCAGAATTACTGA
- a CDS encoding T9SS type A sorting domain-containing protein: MRRFLLVTAYLFALQPIFGQLNIAPSGNGHHRTYVYVEKSFLFVGNDVRLMKNPSAVNEASLYLRDKAELLQGQQQNKPNSGTGSISVFAEGSTNAYDYNYWSSPVIAPENGFFGISLLQVPVSSIVSRQAQLTTALNGTANPLAISTRWIYTYQGNGYSSWKFVGGNTVIPPGYGFTMKGTEGKDPVLINGRANNPGNSQRYDFRGKPISGTIDIPVTPDAFVLVGNPYPSTFDLSLFLLENSGSGTLNTNCYGNVLRKNVTTGVAYFWDSKENGSSHNLEDYMGGYGVFSPVDPCTDGIYEPPVFKTVKNVEDGSTGKQAYKKLLPVGQGFMLKGAQAGNITFKNSHRKPLIKALVPHSPAPEAVMKDHKHTSEKSSLSRVQLKVSVNELYERSLSLAFWAGATPEIDAGMDAQAFELAPTDVGWLQGDECYVIDVRPFDISEEIPLFIKVEAGHQKMTFSQGIFENAAVNELYIRDTLTNEYFSIKKEPLTLELQPGLYHGRYKVAFAEKIAQEDLPQVIFDDEEVHVKFSIHQNNRLGALKIIGNDLFPVKAVEIFDLQGKRMWYRSNFDNRRSVEITTRPWVNGVYIVKVMDMANRRTTKKISVYNN; encoded by the coding sequence ATGAGAAGATTTCTACTGGTTACGGCATATTTATTTGCTCTTCAACCAATTTTTGGCCAGTTGAACATCGCTCCTTCCGGCAACGGGCACCACAGAACTTATGTGTATGTAGAAAAATCTTTTCTGTTTGTAGGAAATGACGTTAGGCTGATGAAAAACCCTTCCGCAGTAAATGAAGCTTCACTGTACCTGCGCGATAAGGCCGAATTATTGCAGGGGCAACAACAAAACAAGCCAAATTCCGGCACCGGAAGCATCTCAGTTTTTGCAGAAGGCAGCACCAATGCCTACGACTATAATTACTGGAGTTCTCCTGTAATAGCTCCCGAAAATGGCTTTTTTGGCATCTCTCTTTTACAGGTTCCCGTGTCAAGCATTGTAAGCCGGCAAGCACAGCTCACCACTGCGCTTAACGGCACTGCAAACCCGCTCGCCATCTCTACCCGCTGGATCTACACCTACCAGGGCAACGGGTACTCAAGCTGGAAATTTGTTGGCGGCAACACGGTCATCCCGCCAGGTTACGGTTTTACCATGAAAGGTACAGAAGGAAAAGATCCTGTGCTTATTAATGGAAGGGCGAATAACCCGGGGAACTCACAGCGATATGACTTTAGGGGCAAACCCATTTCGGGCACCATAGATATTCCGGTGACGCCAGATGCTTTTGTACTTGTAGGTAACCCATACCCGTCAACCTTTGACCTGAGCCTATTCCTGCTCGAAAATTCCGGCAGCGGCACTCTTAACACCAACTGCTACGGAAATGTTCTGCGGAAAAATGTTACTACAGGTGTGGCTTATTTTTGGGATTCTAAAGAAAACGGCAGTTCTCATAACCTGGAAGATTATATGGGCGGCTACGGAGTTTTTAGTCCGGTTGACCCCTGTACCGACGGTATTTATGAACCTCCGGTTTTCAAAACCGTCAAAAATGTTGAAGACGGCAGCACAGGAAAACAGGCTTACAAAAAATTACTCCCTGTGGGCCAGGGTTTTATGCTGAAAGGCGCCCAGGCAGGCAATATTACATTTAAAAATTCCCACAGAAAGCCTTTGATTAAAGCCTTGGTGCCCCACAGCCCGGCACCTGAAGCAGTTATGAAAGATCACAAACATACTTCTGAAAAGAGCAGCCTTTCACGGGTACAGCTTAAGGTTTCTGTAAATGAGCTTTACGAAAGAAGCCTGAGCCTGGCCTTTTGGGCCGGGGCAACGCCAGAAATTGACGCAGGTATGGATGCCCAGGCTTTTGAACTGGCACCTACAGATGTAGGCTGGCTGCAGGGCGATGAATGTTATGTTATTGATGTACGGCCATTTGATATTTCTGAAGAAATCCCGCTGTTTATAAAAGTTGAAGCAGGACATCAAAAAATGACATTTTCACAGGGAATTTTTGAAAATGCAGCAGTTAATGAACTTTATATTCGCGATACCCTCACAAATGAATATTTTTCTATTAAAAAAGAACCCTTAACTTTAGAGCTGCAACCGGGACTTTATCACGGGCGTTATAAAGTTGCTTTTGCAGAAAAAATAGCTCAGGAAGACCTGCCGCAGGTGATATTTGATGACGAAGAGGTGCATGTAAAATTCAGCATCCATCAGAATAACCGGCTGGGAGCACTTAAAATCATTGGCAACGATCTTTTCCCGGTAAAGGCGGTTGAAATTTTTGACCTGCAGGGGAAGAGAATGTGGTATCGCAGCAACTTTGACAATAGAAGGTCGGTTGAGATCACCACCCGCCCCTGGGTAAACGGCGTGTACATCGTAAAGGTGATGGATATGGCTAATCGCAGAACAACAAAAAAGATATCGGTCTATAACAATTAA